CGATATCACCAAACCCATCGCCATGGCATGGGACGAAAGAGGCCGCCTCTGGATCGTGGAAACTATCGACTACCCGAATGATTTTGTGGAAACCGACTCCACCGCCAACGACCGCATCAAGATCTGCGAAGATACCGACGGCGACGGCAAAGCCGATAAGTTCACCGTCTTCGCCGACAGCCTCAACATCCCCACCAGCATCGCCTTCGCCAATGGCGGGGTCATCGTTTCCATGGCGCCGTATTTCCTCTTCCTGCAGGATACCGACGGCGACGATAAAGCAGACAAACGCGAAACGATCTTCACCGGTTGGGGCAAACAGGATACACACGCCGGTCCTTCCAACCTCCAGTACGGTTTCGATAACAAGATATGGGGCGTAACCGGCTACTCCGGATTCGACGGCACCATCAACGGCGAACGGCAGAAGTTCCCGCAGGGCGTGTATCATTTCAAACCCGACGGTTCAGAATTCAAATTCCTCGGCCGCACCTCCAACAACACCTGGGGGCTGGGCTTTACGGAAGACAACCACGTATTCATTTCCACCGCCAACAACACCCATAGCGCCTGGTATTCCATGCCGTTTTGGTATATGCAGCGGAAAATTGATGTGGGCAACGCCGATCCCGTACAAAAAATCGACGGCCACTACGACGTGCATGCCATGACGCCGAACCTGCGCCAGGTAGACGTTATGGGCGGTTTTACTTCCGCCACCGGCCACCATTTCTATACTGCCCGCAGTTTTCCGAAGGAGTACTGGAACCGTGTGGCGTTCATCAACGAGCCTACCGTACGCCTTGTGCATAACGCCGTTATCGAAAAAGACGGCGCAGGTTTTAAGGAGAAAGATGGCTGGAACCTGATGGCCAGTTCAGACGAATGGTTTGGCCCGGTTCATGCTGAAACCGGCCCTGATGGTGCGGTATGGGTAGCAGACTGGTACAACTTCATTATCCAGCACAACGTGTTCGTGAAGGAACAGGCCCCCCGGGAAACCATCCTTCCCTTCACCGAGCAGCCCCATGGAAAAGGCAATGCCTTCGAAAGCGAGCACCGCGACGTATCCCACGGCCGCATCTACCGCGTGGTGTACAAAAACGCCAAACCCTACGTTCCCGTAAAACTGGACAGGCAAGACACCGCCTCGTTGCGCAAAGGTCTGCAACACGAAAATATGTTCTGGCGGATGACGGCGCAGCGCCTCATCGTCGAAGAGCAACTGACGGCGATGGCGCCCTCACTGCGCAGGATCGCCGCCAACAGGAGCATGGACGCCGTGGGGCTGAACAGCCCTGCCGTACACGCCCTCTGGACGCTCCACGGCCTCGGCCTCGATGCAGATCCTGCCACCTTCTCCACGTTCGTGGCTGCGCTGAAACACCCCGCTTCCGGCGTGCGGAAAGCGGCGGCAGCGGTACTGCCTAAAAACGCGAAGGGACAGGCGGCATTGCTCAACAGCGGTATCCTCAACGATAAAGATCTGCAGGTGCGCCTGGCGGCTATCAAGGAACTGGTGGAATACCCCGCGTCTTCCGCGGCCGGTGCGGCGGTGTACCGCATGAGCACCGTTGCGCTGAACGGAAAAGACCCCTTCCTCGCCAAAGCCCTGCTGGCGGCGGCGGTGCAACACGAAAAAGGGTTTCTGTCCGCCGCGGGCGCGGCTACCGCACCTGCAGGCGCGTTTACGAAGAAGCTGACAGAAGCTTTATATCACGAAGACTATGCTTTAGACCCCCGCGGATTCATGCCCGCCGCTCCCGACGTAAATGGTAAGGAAATAACGATCAGGGCTGCGGTGGGTGCTTCCCGGGATAATAAAAATCCCTCCGGCACCATCCTCTCACAAGGCAACGCCACCAACGGCTACACGCTCGCCGTGCGCGACGGCAAGCTGCAAATGGACGTGGTGCAGGCCGGTAAAACCTACAGCGCCGCGTCCACCGAAGCATTGCCCGAAAAGGCAGATGTGGAAGCGCAACTGTTGAAGAACGGCGCCATCCGCCTCCGCGTGAACGGCGAAGCGGCCGGTTCTGGGAAAGCACCGGGGCTGTTTACCACCAAAACGGACGGCTGGAGAACAGAAGAACGCTTCGCGGGACAGTTGCGCAATGTGTCAGTCACACTCGACCGGTCGGCGCCCAAACCCACTGCGGAAGCGGTGCCCGCACTGGTGATCGATCTGAAAGTGGTGAAAGACATCATGCAGTACGACAAGAAAAAACTGAGCGTGAAAGCCGGTCAGAAAGTGACGATCCGCCTTGAGAACCCCGACGGGATGCAGCACAACCTGCTCATCATCAAACCGGGGACGCTGGAGAAAGTAGGCGCCGCGGCCGACGCGATGGTCCGCGACCCGAACGCGTCGAAGCTGCAATATGTGCCCAAAGTGCCGGAAGTGCTGCATGCCACGCGGCTGCTCAATCCCGGAGAAACGGTGAGCCTCACGTTCACGGCGCCGGCCACTCCCGGCGATTATCCTTTCGTCTGCACTTTCCCCGGCCACTGGCGCGGAATGAATGGAATTCTTCAAGTTGTTAAATAAAACGGTATGAACAGCAAACATTTCTTTCGTCAACTTTTAGCCTTTGCGCTGATGCTGGCCGCCCTGCCGCTAGCCGCGCAGAAAGCGCCGGTCCGCGTGCTCGTTGTAGGCGGCGGCGGTTCGCATGATTTCAATCGCTGGTATAAAGTGGAAGACGCCGCCACGCTGGAGCGCGACGGTTTCGCCAAAGTCACCTACACCGACGATCCCTCCACTATCACGGCCCTCCTCCCGGAAGCGGACGTGCTGCTTTTGGCCAACAACCAGCCCATTAAAGACCCCGCGGCCCGCAACGCCATCTTCGCTCATGCGGATGCCGGAAAAGGGCTCGTGCTCGCGCACGCCGCCATCTGGTACAACTGGAAAGACTGGCCGGAATACAATGCGCGCCTGGTGGGCGGCGGCAGCAGGTCGCACGAGAAGTACGGTCCTTTCACCGTCACCCTCAAAGGCAAGCACCCCGTTACGCGCAAAGTGCCGAAAAGCTTCACGCTCGACGATGAGCTGTATCACTACAACGCCGACCCCGCCGCCGCCAAAATCGCCGTGCTGGCTGAAAGCAGCAACGGCAAGGGGGTGATCCATCCGGCCGTGTTCATTGTGGAACATCCCAAATCGCGCATCGTGGGCCTGGCGCTGGGGCACGACGATAAATCACATGAGCTGGCAGCGTACCAGACACTGTTGCGGAACGCCGTTAAATGGGCGGGCCGCCGATAATTCTTCACCTTAAAAATTCAGGATATTATGAAACAGATCACGGTTGTAATTGTAGGGATGGGATTCGGAAAGGAATTTATTCCCATTTATCAAAAGCACCCCGCCATTAAACGGGTGGGCATTTGCACGAGGAATCCGGAAACGCTGAGAGAACTGAAGGAACGTTTCAACCTCGACGACGATCTCATCTTCACCAATTACGAAGACGTGCCGAAGCGCGCCGACGTAGACGCCATCCACATCGTTACCCCCGTTCCCGAGCACGCCCGCATGACGCTGGCCAGTCTCAACGCCGGCAAACACACCGCATGCACTATCCCCATGGCCATGACCGTGGAAGATTGCAAAGCCATTGTGGAAGCGCGCAAAAAATCGGGTAAAGTATATATGATGATGGAAACCGCGCTCTACACCCGCGAATTCCTCTACGGACTGAAGCTGGCGGAATCCGGTGAGCTGGGCCGCATCCAGTTTGTACGCGGTTCGCATATCCAGGATATGAGCATGCCGGGATGGGATGAATACTGGAAAGGATATCCGCCCATGCTCAACGGCACGCACGCCATCTCACCGCTGTTGCGCATCAACAATACCAAAGCGGAATCCGTGGTATGCCATGGCTCCGGCCGCCTGAGCGAAGACCTTGCTTCCCGCTATGGAAGCCCGTTTGCTGTAGAAACCGCCACTTTCACCCTGAAGAATTCCGACGTGGTGGCCGAAGCAACCCGCTCGCTGTTCGATGTGGTGCGCCAGTACCGTGAAAGCTATGATGTATACGGTACGAAGATGTCATTCGAATGGGAGCAGCTGCAGGACGAAGGCCATTCTGTTTTTGATGGCGGTGAAAACGCCCGCAGGATGGAATGCCCCGATACCGACGAGATGCTGATTCCGGAAATCGCGCACTTCACCAAGCGGGAGAAGATCGACGATCCCAACCACGTATCGTTCCTGCAGGGAGCGGGGCACGGCGGATCGCACCCGCACCTGGTGCAGGAGTTCCTCGCGGCGATCGTGGAAGGCCGCGAATCCGCGGTGGACGCACATATGGCGGCCAACTACACCTGCGCCGGCATCTGCGCGCACGAATCCGCCATGAACGGTGGCAAACGCATCCAAATTCCTGATTTCGAATGATGACAACCAAACCCGTAATCCAGACCGGCATCAGCACCTTTGTGTATGCATCCCCGTTTAAAACGGCTGACTTCCACCTGTTGCCGAAGATAAAAGCCGCTGGCTACGATATCGTGGAAGTAGCGGTGGAACAGGCGGACCTCATAGACTGGGACCTCCTCGTTTCCATGACGCGCGACCTGGGCCTGCGGATCACGCTGAGCGGCGCCTTCGGCCCCCGGCGCGACATTTCCTCCGACAACGCCGCCTTCCGCAAAGAGGGGCTGGATTACATCCTGACATGTATCCGGCTGGCGGAGAAGACCGGCAGCCCGTTGTTCGGCGGGCCCCTGTATTCGGCAGTCGGCAAAACGCGCATTGTGCCAGTGGAGCAGAAGCGGCAGGAGCGTGCCTGGTGCCTGGAAAACCTGCGCATCGCCGGCAAAGCCGCCGCCGACCACGGGATACTCCTGGGCGTTGAAGCGCTGAACCGTTTCGAAACGGATATGATCAACACAACCGACCAGGCCCTGGCCCTGATCGCAGAAGTGGATCATCCGGCCCTTCGCCTTTCGTTCGACACTTTCCACGCCAATATCGAGGAAAAGGATATCCCCGCCGCGATCCGGAAAGCCGGCGCGCTGCTGTTGCACGTGCAGGCCAACGAAAGCGACCGGGGCACCCCCGGCACGGGGCACCTCCCCTGGACGGCCATCCGGCAGGCGCTGGATGAGATCGGGTACCAGGGCTCCGTGGTGCTGGAAACCTTCGGTGAACCTTCGGAAGAACTGGCCCGCGCGGCCTGCATCTGGCGGCCGCTGGCCGGTAGCGCTGACGAAATGGCCACCGAAGGCGCTGCATTTTATAAGCGAATTTTTACATAAGAAGCTGTCAAATCATACCTTTGACTGTAACGTAAAGACGTGTGGAAAAGGCCGTCCGGTTTCCCGGACGGCTATTTTTTGCTAAATATTTAGCGGAATATCTGATATTTGCGCCGGGAAACAGACAAATTCCCGCAGAGGATGATACGTTTTACGAAGATCGACCATGTGGCCATCATGATCCCGATGGGCCAGCAAGCCGCCGCCAGACAATTCTACGGAACATTACTCCAGCTTACGGAAATACCCGGGCAGCACCCGCGCAACGCCATCTGGTACCAGATCGCGGATATTCAGTTGCACCTGGTGGAAGAGGACAAGACGACCGAACTCCTCAGCGGCCGCCACCCGGCATTCGAAGTCGAAAGCCTCGAAGCCGCCAAATCATATTTGCAATCCCATGGCGTGGAAATCGCCTATACCTCGAAGATCGAGGGCCGGGAGCGCGCCTTCTTCCGCGATCCGTTTGGGAACAGGGTGGAGATGATTGAGTTTGATAGGTAGTTTGTAAAGGAAGATTGCACTTTTACCTGTTCAGCATCTCAATAATTGATTTGTCTGATTAGGTTTTTGATCGGATTCCGCTTTTTCCAATTATGGCGGATTCGCCATAGTTAGCATCTTACCTGATCAATTTTGCATCTCTCGATTGAACTTTCATTCAACTTTTCTCCCGAAACCCCTTCGGCGACACCCCCATAATCCCCTTGAAAGTCCTGGAGAAAGTGTACTGATCAGGGTACCCCATTTCCTGCGCGATTTCTTTGACCGTCAGGTTTGTTTCTTTCAGCAACTGGCTCGCTTTCTGCATCCGCAACGACGTGAACAGCTGGATGGGAGAGTAGCGCGTTTTTTCTTTGAAAAGTGCGGAAAGATAGGAGGCCGATAAATGCGCCTGCGCGGCCAGGTCGGCCAGGGTGAGGTTTTTGTCGAGCTGCTGCTTCATGAGCTGGATGCATTGCTCGATCTGGTTGTCGGACCCCTGTTTCATATAATTGAACACCGACAGCCGGAAGGTGCCCAGGAAACTATAGAACCTGAAGTTCGCGTAGAGCAGGTTCTCGATGTTGTTCATGAGGTCGAGGTGATGGAGGATGTCCCAGAACTGCGCGATGCGGCCAACCAATGGCGGTGTGGTGTGGATGGGTTTGCCGTTGGTGAGGTAATCGCAAAGCTCATCGGCCAGGAGCCCCGTGAACTGGGCCGTGTACAAACGCCAGGGATTGCGGGGATCGGGTCCGCAACGGAATGGCGTGTTCTTCGCCAGCAGCACGTATTGGTTTGCTTTTACCGGAAACCGCTTTCCTTCCAGTTCATACCAGCCACCGCCGTGGGCGGAATATAAAAGACTGTACACCGGTACGCCCTTCGGCTCACCCCATTCCTTTACGTCATTTTCAGGATAAAAACGGATAGCTGTAATGTATAGGTTTCGGCCGAGGGGATGTACGTCCAACTTGCGTTGTAGCTGTTCTGGTAATGTCCATGCAGTTGAGTTGTTGGCGTTGTTTTGGCTCTTCACGGCAGTAATTTAAGCTATTCTTTTCATAACATTCAACATTGTTTGGGCGGGAAAAATGTTCCAACTTGCCAAAGATCGGACAAATAGCGCCGGTGATAACAATCCACGTGAGGAATGGAACTGTCAACCATTAGATAAGCATTAAGACATGCATCAACTGCCTATTACAGACCTGGCGGTAATCGGAGCGTATTTGCTCGGTATGATTCTGATCGGCGTATATTTTTCAAGAAAGAATAAAAACGCGGCACAATTCACGACAGCATCAGGCACCATCCCCGGATGGGCGCTCGGCCTTTCGCTGTACGCCACATTCCTGAGCAGCAATACTTTCCTGGGCGTACCGGGAAAATCGTTCGGCGGCAACTGGAACGCTTTTGTTTTCAGCCTGTCGATGGTGCCCGCCGCCTGGATCTCCGCGCGGTATTTCGTTCCGTTTTACCGCAGCAGCGGCGAAGTGAGCGCATACACCCACCTGGAGCACCGCTTCGGGCCATGGGCACGGACCTACGCCATGATCTGCTTCATCCTCACGCAACTCGCGCGGATGGGCTCCATCTTCTTCGGCGTGGCGCTCGCGCTGCAGGCGCTCACCGGGCTGGATATGCGCACCATCATGGCCGTCACCGGTATCTGCATCATCATCTATACCGTTCTCGGCGGCATGGAAGCCGTGATCTGGACGGAGGTGTTGCAGGGCCTCATTAAAACCGCCGGCGCCATCGTGATATTATGGCTGGTGATTGACGGGATGAAAGGCGGTGTAGGCGATATTTTCAGCATCGGCGCTTCCGATGGGAAGTTCTCCCTCGGCAGCCTGAGCCTCTCCGATTTCAGCAGCTCCACCGCATGGGTGGTGTTCCTGTATGGATTTTTCATCAATCTCAACAACTTCGGCATGGACCAGAACTACGTACAACGCTATCACGCCGCCCGCAGCCAGAAAGAGGCCGCACGGAGCATCTGGCTGTGCGTGTACTGGTACCTGCCCGTCAGCGCCGTGTTCTTCTTTATCGGCACCGCGCTATACGCTTACTTTTTGCAACATCCCGAAATGCTGGATGCTGTGCGGCAACAGGCTGCTACCGAAAGGGGCGTGGCCGCCGCGTCGCTCACGCCGGCCGATTACGGCGATAAGATATTGCCGTATTTCATGGTGCAAAAAGTACCGGCGGGATTACTGGGGCTAATCATCGCCGCGATCCTTTCCGCCGCCATGAGCACCCTCAGCAGCGGGATGAACAGCTCCGCCACGGTGTTTTTGAAAGACATCTGGCAGCGATACGTTCGCCCGAACCCTTCGCCGAAGGAGGAGATGAAAGTATTGCACCTGGCTACGGTGGTCACAGGCATCCTGGCGATCTTTTTCGGTATCGCCATGATAGGTGTGAAAAGCATACTGGATGTGTGGTGGGAGCTTTCCGGCATCTTCGCAGGCGGTATGCTGGGGCTCTTTTTGCTGGGGATCATTTCCAAAGCGAAGAACGCCGCGGCCGTGGCGGCGACCATCACCGGCATCGTCATCATCCTGTGGATGAGCCTGTCCAAATACCTGCCGGCAGACCTGGAGTATCTCCGCAGCCCGCTTCATATCAATATGGTAATCGTGGTGGGCACGCTGTCGATATTCCTGGCGGGACTGCTCTTTTCACGGATGCAGCAACGACTTCAATCTCAATCATAAAAAACCCTGTTTGTTATGCAAAAGAAATTTGTACCGGTGATGATTACCCCTTTCAACCTGAAAGCGCGGATCGACTTGGATATGGTGGAGCACCTGATCGATTTTTACCTGGAGGCAGGCGTGAAAGGCTTTTTCGCCAATTGCCTTTCTTCGGAGATGTACAGCATCAGTGAAGACGAGCGCCTGGAACTGACACGCCATGTTGTCAACTATGTAAACGGCCGCGTGCCGGTGGTGGCCACGGGCTCCTTCGGGCTTACCATCCCCGACAAGGCGCAGTTCATCCGCAATATCCATGCAACCGGTGTGGATGCGGTGATCATGATTACGGGGCATTTCGCGAATGTGGACGAACCGGATTCCGTGCTGATCGACCGTTTTCATCAAATGTTCGACCTCACGGGCGATATTCCCCTGGGATTATACGAGTGCCCGGCTCCTTATAAAAGGGTGCTGCCGGCCGATGTGCTGAAAACCCTGCTGGCTTCCAACCGGCTGATCTATCATAAAGACACGAGCTGCGAGGTGGAAAGCGTACGGGAGAAATTGTCGGTCATCGACGTGCCGAAATTCGAATTCTATGACGCGCATACGCCCAATGCCGTGGAATCCCTGCGGATGGGCGCGGCGGGGATGTCGTCCATCTCCGGCAACTTTTACCCGGAAATCCTCGTGTGGCTCTGCAATAACGCCAACGACCCCTCGAAGGCGGACGACGTGGCCTGGATACAGGAGGAGCTTCGCCGCGTGGATCCCCTCATCCACATTGCGTATCCCATGAGCGCAAAATATTTCCTCCAGCTCCGCGGCATCCCCGTGCGCACCATCAGCCGCGCGCATGTGCTGGAACTGACCCCCCAGCAAAAGGAAACGCTCCAGGGCATCCACCGCGATTTCAAAGGATGGTGCCAGCGCCTGGGGATCCGGGAAGCGGCTACTTCCCACGCGTTCTGAAGAATTAATTAATGGTTATATAATGGAGATAGGTTGACAAGGCAGCGAAGGGTGATGTAGATTGCATTTCTGATCCTTATTCCTAAATTGCGCTTTATGAATACCGGCACCGTTTATCCGCAGCACGACGACAGGTTTCTCTGGGACCGCCTCCGCGAAGGCGACAGGGAGGCCTTCGGCGAAATCTACCGGCGGTATTTTCCCCCGTTATTCCGTTATTGCAGCCGTTTTACGCAGGATGCCGGCCTGGTGAAAGATACCTTGCAGGATTTCTTCACCGACCTTTACCTCCGCCGGCAGACTTTGCAAACGCCCGAAAAGCCGAAAAGCTACCTCCTGGTCTCCGTCCGCCGGAAACTGGTGCGCGCCCTGGGAAAAGCCCCCGGTCCCGCGCGCTGCCGGAAGACGAAGCGCACGACTTCTCCCTGGAACTCTCCCCTGAAAGCTACCTGATCAGCCGGCAGTCCACCGCACTGGCGGAGCGCCACATCCAGCAAACCCTGGACCGCCTCACGCTCCGCCAGAAGGAAGCGGTATACCTCCGTTTCTACGAAAGCCTGTCTTACGACGAGATCGCCGAGATTATGCAGCTCAAAGCTGTAAAGTACGCCCGTACCCTCGTTTACCGTGCCCTTACCGAACTGAAACCTTTGCTGGCGGGGGCGGAAACGCTGCTGTACAGCCGGTAGCAAAATATTTTAAAAAAAGGTCCTTTTCCCTGAGGGTATTTCCTCGCTTGTACGCCTCCTTCCTATGTACAAGGCTTAATTATGTCATATCAAGATTACGATGCGGCGGACTTTGCGGCGGATGCTTCTTTCCAGTCGTGGGTGCAGCGGACCGATGAGGCGGCTGCCCGCTTTTGGGAGCAATTTGCAGCAGCACATCCCGAAAAAAGGGAAGCGTTGCGTGAGGCGCAGATGATGGTCCGCTCGCTCCGGTTTCATACCATAACAGTTGACCCGGCCGATATGGATGCTGTGAAAGCCGCCATCGACGGCGCACTGGATGCGGAAGACCGTAAAAAAACCGGTGGCTCCCGATCCGTAGGATGCTCATTGGAACAGCGGCGGCAGCAGCGGTGATCACCGCGATCCTCGTGATGAGGGGTCAGGCTGGCGCTGAAATGCTCACCCTCCGGACAGGTTTCGGGGAAACCACCACGCTGAAATTGCACGACGGCACGGAGGTTTGGCTCAACGCGAATTCCTCTGTCAGTTATCCCCGCCGCTGGAAAAGCGGGGATGTGCGCACTGTGGAGTTGCAGGGGGAAGCGTTCTTTAAAGTGAAGCATGCTCCGGAAGGATTGCATCCCAGGTTTGTGGTGCATACCGCCCTCACGGATGTGGAAGTGACCGGCACGGCGTTTAACGTTTACCATCGGCACGATTCCGCCGCCATCGCCCTGGAGGAAGGAAGCGTGATAGCGGGAGGGAAGCACATGCGGCCCGGCGACCTGCTCCAGCAAAGCGCCCGCGGTACCACGCTCACCCAATCGCCAGATGGCGGCTTCTCCGCCTGGATGGAAAAGCGCATGGTGATCAGGGACGGCACACTGGCCACGGTGGCCCTGCGGATGGAAGACATTTACGGTAAAAGCATACGCTTCGGAAAGCCTTCGCTGGCGTCGCTGCCTTTTACCGGATCGGCAGCCATGGATCAGCCGGAATTATTGCTGAAAGCGGTGTGCACGGTGCACAACCTGAAGATGCGGGAAGAAGACGATACCATCATTCTCGAATAAAGATCTTTAAAACTTACACTTATGCAAAAGAGCTTTACGAAGCTTTGCGCGGTGCTATGCATCCTGCTTGCATGCGCGGAATCGCGCGCACAGGACGCCATGGTGCGGGGGAACGACGCCCGCCGCCATGCCGGCATGATTTCCCTCAAGGAAATGTTCACCGCACTCGAAAACAAACTGCAAGTGGCCTTCAGCTACTCCGCCGACCAGGTGGAGGGCAAATGGGTGGCCGACCGCTTTGCACGCATCCCTGCCGCCCAGCTCGATGATCAGCTGGTCAAAGCCCTCGCGCCCGCAGGCCTCCAGGCCGTGCGCATCTCCCAGCGCGATTACGCCATCCGCACCGTTGCGGTTGCCACAGGCGCGAAAACCGTAGACATGCAGGTGACAGGCCTGGTTACCGACGACCAGAACCAGCCGCTGCCGGGTGTGAGCGTGCATGAAAAAGGCACCTCCAACGGTACCGCCACCAATGCACAGGGCCGCTACACTATCCGTGTGGCCGGCTCATCGTCTGTCCTCGTTTTCCGCTCCGTGGGTTTCGCGACCCAGGAGAAAGCGGTTGGGAGGGGAGAAGTGAATGTAACGATGGCGCCGGACGTGAAGGAACTGAGCAGCGTGGTGGTAACGGCGCTCGGTATCAAACGCGAGGAAAAAGCCCTCGGCTATTCCATCGCTACGCTGAAAGGCGATCAGGTGGCTACCGTGAAAGAAGTGAACGTGGCCAACGCGCTCTCCGGTAAAGTAGCCGGCGTGAACGTGCGCCAGGTATCATCCGATCCCGGTGCTTCCGTATTCGTGAATATCCGGGGCCAACGTACCCTGGGGACCGATAACTCCCCGCTGTATGTAGTGGATGGTGTGCCCATCGCTGGCGGCGTCCGCGCTCCGAAAGAGCCCGTAGGCCGTGGTGTGGTGGATTATGGCAGCCCCATTTCCGACATCAACCCCGATGATATCGCTACCGTTACAGTCCTCAAAGGCGC
Above is a genomic segment from Chitinophaga pollutisoli containing:
- a CDS encoding sigma factor-like helix-turn-helix DNA-binding protein, whose protein sequence is MDRLTLRQKEAVYLRFYESLSYDEIAEIMQLKAVKYARTLVYRALTELKPLLAGAETLLYSR
- a CDS encoding FecR domain-containing protein; its protein translation is MLIGTAAAAAVITAILVMRGQAGAEMLTLRTGFGETTTLKLHDGTEVWLNANSSVSYPRRWKSGDVRTVELQGEAFFKVKHAPEGLHPRFVVHTALTDVEVTGTAFNVYHRHDSAAIALEEGSVIAGGKHMRPGDLLQQSARGTTLTQSPDGGFSAWMEKRMVIRDGTLATVALRMEDIYGKSIRFGKPSLASLPFTGSAAMDQPELLLKAVCTVHNLKMREEDDTIILE